From the genome of Capillibacterium thermochitinicola:
TCACATAATACACCAGGGCCAGGGTGACAACGGAAACGATAGTTTCCGCCCCGAAACCCACCAGAAAAGGCCTGAATCCTGCTTTCATCCGTTTAAAATCGGTCGAGAGGCCAACCCCGGCAAAGGTGACCATAAACAGCCACTTGCTGGCGTTATTGAAGATCTTGGCCTCGGCCGGCGTGATGAAACCGACCGTCGCCAGCAAGGAAAAGCTCAGAAAACCAATAAGGAACTTGGGCAGCCGGCTCCAGAGAAAGGCCGCTTTGTTCTGAACCTCCCCGGAAATCCCCTTGCGGGCGTAATGAAGGGCCATGAGAAGGACTACTACACCCATGAGCGCGTTGCGGGACAGTTTTACCACCGTCGCGATGTTCCCCGCCGCTTCCGAATAGGCAAAACCGGTGGCCACCGCCTCCGCGGTATTGTCGATGGATAATCCCGTCCAATAGCCGTATGCCAGATCGGACATCCCAAACAGGGTGCCTAAAGCCGGGTAAAGAAAGAGCATGATGGCGCCAAAGAGCAAAATGATGGCAATCGCGTAGGCGGCATCCTCCTCTTCCGCATCAATGGCGCTGGTTGAGCTGATAATCGCCGAAACCCCGCAGACGCCGATCCCGATCCCGAGCAGACTCGCCAGTTTCTCATTTAACCCGAACACCCGGCCCAAATACGCCGCGGCGGCAATGGCGACGGCAATCTCAATAACCACCAATACAATCCCGCTGGCCCCGATGGCCAATACCTCCTGGAGGACCAGCCGCGAACCGAGCAAAACAATCCCCGTCTTCATCCACAGTTCATAAGTGGCAATGCCGGGCGCAAAAATCGACGGCAACGGAAACAGATTACGGACAATCATCCCAATGGCGATGGCAAAAAGCACGTATTCGCTATGGGGGACAAAATTGGCCACGATTTTGCCGGCGTAACCCACCACCAGCATCAAGCCAATGCCGGGCAGGTACTTTAGGATCTTATTGACCACCGCGCTTACCATGGCAACGTAGTGATGAGACCGGCTTTGACGCACAACAAAAAGAGCGTGCCCAAAATCACCGCCCACCAGTCTTTAGAGATCCTTTGCCAAAAGCTCACCACTACTCTCCCCCCTCTCCGCTGACGCGACAACTAACCGCCGCCTGCTCCTCCAGGCAAAACCCGAAGGTGTCTCCGCGCAGCCCGCAGCGCAACGCGGCCAGCGCCAGAACCTCTTCCGGCGCAATGTTGCCCAGATTGACATTGGGCCCAAAGCGCTTGATTAAGCTAACCTGCTGATTTTTGAGGGGGGCTTCCCAGACCAGAACCCGTTCGAAATCAGGAAGGTCGTGCACCAAAGCCTCCATCTCGGCCGTTTTGATGTTGCCGTTTTCGTCAAAAATACCGACACCCTTCCCCGATTCCCGTCCTTCAATAATCACTTTATCGGCACCCGCCTCCAAATCGTCGGCGATCATCTGCTGCATCCGCAAGACCGGGAGTGGCGGGCCAATCTTCTTCCCGACTTCCGTGACCACCTTAAAACCATGGGCTTTCGCCCTTTGGATCGCGCGCCGCCGGTCTTTGGGGCTAATGGTGAGCGTCCCGTCGGAAATTTCAATCCCGGTAAAGCCAAGTTCGGCCGCACATTGGAAGAACGGTTCCAACCGGTCTTGCCAGAGCGCGATCTCAAACAGGGTCCCGCCGGGATAAACGTCCACGCCGTAAGAACGGATCAGTTTAATCTTCTCCCGGAGGACCGCTTTGGGATAGAGGGCCGAGGTGCCAAAGGTCAGCTTAATGCTGTCAATGTAGGCACTGGCCAGCTCCAACAGGTCACGGGTTTCGCTTAAGCCCAGTCGTTTGTCAAGGACCATGGTGTAGCCAGTCTGCCTTGGCTTGCTGCCGTAGCCCGGCAAGGGAAACCGCAGCTGGGCATCCTGCCAAGCCAGACACCGTTTCAGCTTTGACAAAGTGCTTCACTCCTTCTCTTTAACGTAACTCTAACCTCTAAGGTATGCGTAAAAGCCTGTCACTGTGATAAGAGAATGTGCGTGAAGCACAATACGGCAAAACCCGTCAAATAAACCAAAAACCCGGGCTTTTTTGCCCGGGCTTGAAACTCCCTACAATATCTCTTTTCAATTATTCTTCTATTTTTCGCCAATTTCAACTTCAGATACCCAGTCCACACGGACGAGCTTTGTTTCTTTCTCCCCTTTCTTATTGGTCACTAAAATTTTAATCCACTCTTCATCAACATCTTCCACGTAGCATTTTACCTTATTCCCTATGCTTATTGGGGACTCTTCAAACCAAATTATACAATTACGGCCTTTTAAGCCTTCCAACATTTTGGACATCCCAAACACCTCTTTCCTGGTATACCCATCGTTTCTCTTTATACTTTTGATCTCGCGTTTTAACTTCTTAACTTTACCCGGTAGATCAACATAGCATAAGACTAAAACGAAAGCTAAAAAACCAAAATATTCCACAACATCACCCCTCGGCTCCAATTTATGACCACCGTTTTTATCACAGGATCTGATTCTTTTGCTCTTTCAAGATTTTTAGAACCATTGTTTCCCTTTGTACCCACGGGTTTAGTTCTTTCGTTCCTTTCCGCAGAATTTCCTCGTTAGCACAGAGCGCCTGGTCCAAGGGAACCCAGACCGGGCAAAAATCCAGCTCTTTTTCGTAAGCATCAAGCTTTTGAAAAGCCGGCCGGCCACTTACCCGGCATAAGTAATAATGGGATCTCATTTCAAAAAACGCGTCTTCTTCGTACGCATCGGCCTCTCTTTCGACCACGACCCCGATTTTCTCCAGTATTTCGCAGTCCGGATAACCGGTCTCTTCCCTCACTTCACGGCGCAAAGCCTCTTCATGGCTTTCGCCGGTATCAATCCCCCCGCCTGGAAACTTGTAATCGCCCGACTTCAACAAAACCATAAGGAGCTTATCCTCTTGCAAGATAACCCCGCGCACCGCTTCCCGGTGATGCACTTTGGCGTTTTCAGGACAACTCTCCTGCCGGCCCAGGGCAAAGTCAAAAAGCACACGACGGTCACTCCTTGTTCACTCTGCTGCTTCTTGTGTTCTCCATGCATCACGATCCGGCTACTTGGGGACAGCACCGCTTTACCCCTTGTCACGGAAGAACTGCTTCCGATTGCTTTCTTTCATATTCCAGGATTAATTCCAAATTTTTTTGTTCAACCTCGCCCAACTGGATATTTTGGTTATCTGTCAGCACGATCCTTTTTATCATAAGCCGTCCCCCTCTACTCCTCATTTAGCACTATTTTAGGCTCCTTATAGAAAAACGCTTTCTCATCGATGGCCCGCATTGTCGCCAGGATGCCATCGAGATGGTCATATTCATGCTGTAACAGTTCGGACAGATCCCCTTCCAGTCTCATTTCCCGGTCGCGAAAATCCAGGTCCTTAAACCGGATTGTACAGCGCTTGTACCGCTTGACCCGGACCAGTAAGCCGGGGAACGACATGCAGTCGTCCAAAACCTCCATCATTTCATTATCTTCAAAATACAATGTCGGGTTGATAAAGACCACCGGTTCATCGATACACATATAGATCAATCGTTTAAAGACCCCGATTTGCGGGGCGGCAATGGCCCGCCCGGCCCCATACTTTTTCCGGAAATCCATCAGGATGTCATGCAAATCTTGAACAACCTCTTTGAGCGTGCCGACTTCTTCCTTTTCAACCGGCAAGCTTACTTGATATAACCTTGGGTCTCCCAATAAAAGAATCTCTCGTACCATCAGCGTACTCCTTTTTCTTGTCTAACTTGTTTTCAAGCAAACTCCAATTCTGGGTATAATCATTGATTTCAACCATATTGATAAGATCCCTCGTACTTTCGAGCGAAAACCCGGTTAGGGATGCCAGATATTTGCGTTTTCCGGCCACAACGTCTACACGAATCCTTTATGCTTTGATTGATCATTATAGCATATTTTGGCATGTATAACAAAAAATTAAATTTTTTGCCGTCGCCGAAAATTTAATAATATTTGTTATCAAGGAAACTATGTCGGATTTTTAACTGTAATTTAATGTTATTATTTGTATTGTAATTAAAAT
Proteins encoded in this window:
- a CDS encoding YeiH family protein, with the protein product MRQSRSHHYVAMVSAVVNKILKYLPGIGLMLVVGYAGKIVANFVPHSEYVLFAIAIGMIVRNLFPLPSIFAPGIATYELWMKTGIVLLGSRLVLQEVLAIGASGIVLVVIEIAVAIAAAAYLGRVFGLNEKLASLLGIGIGVCGVSAIISSTSAIDAEEEDAAYAIAIILLFGAIMLFLYPALGTLFGMSDLAYGYWTGLSIDNTAEAVATGFAYSEAAGNIATVVKLSRNALMGVVVLLMALHYARKGISGEVQNKAAFLWSRLPKFLIGFLSFSLLATVGFITPAEAKIFNNASKWLFMVTFAGVGLSTDFKRMKAGFRPFLVGFGAETIVSVVTLALVYYVIGG
- the comA gene encoding phosphosulfolactate synthase: MSKLKRCLAWQDAQLRFPLPGYGSKPRQTGYTMVLDKRLGLSETRDLLELASAYIDSIKLTFGTSALYPKAVLREKIKLIRSYGVDVYPGGTLFEIALWQDRLEPFFQCAAELGFTGIEISDGTLTISPKDRRRAIQRAKAHGFKVVTEVGKKIGPPLPVLRMQQMIADDLEAGADKVIIEGRESGKGVGIFDENGNIKTAEMEALVHDLPDFERVLVWEAPLKNQQVSLIKRFGPNVNLGNIAPEEVLALAALRCGLRGDTFGFCLEEQAAVSCRVSGEGGE
- a CDS encoding peptide deformylase, with translation MVREILLLGDPRLYQVSLPVEKEEVGTLKEVVQDLHDILMDFRKKYGAGRAIAAPQIGVFKRLIYMCIDEPVVFINPTLYFEDNEMMEVLDDCMSFPGLLVRVKRYKRCTIRFKDLDFRDREMRLEGDLSELLQHEYDHLDGILATMRAIDEKAFFYKEPKIVLNEE
- a CDS encoding NUDIX hydrolase translates to MLFDFALGRQESCPENAKVHHREAVRGVILQEDKLLMVLLKSGDYKFPGGGIDTGESHEEALRREVREETGYPDCEILEKIGVVVEREADAYEEDAFFEMRSHYYLCRVSGRPAFQKLDAYEKELDFCPVWVPLDQALCANEEILRKGTKELNPWVQRETMVLKILKEQKNQIL